From Microcystis aeruginosa NIES-2549, a single genomic window includes:
- a CDS encoding iron uptake porin, whose amino-acid sequence MSKLFKNLVKVTPLVLGASVAAAGGAVAQTMPSTPQLKIDPAAPQQLDRIQRAQNSQQINRSVDQGSMSQVTSVNQLRDVSPTAWAYEALRSLVERYGCIVGYPDRTFKGAQALTRWEFAVGLNACLNSMEKLLQEGIKITQADLETIKKLAQDFQTELATLGTRIDNLEQRTAFIEDHSFSITTKLQGEVIFALSNAWSDDFAVDSNFPNLSPSQQESLRNRPIGNQTTFSDRVRLNLNTSFTGKDLLRMRLQASSIPNLARATGSDMARLSFDAGSLYDNNNIALDDLYYISNIDRVKVWMGARGLDLDDVFDVVNPFLESSATGALSRFNRRNPLVYRGPEGAGLGVRYNFSSQLAVTALYLAEQDTVSNPNSGNGLFNGNYSTGLQFNVKPVPNLHFAVTYLHAYFTQGSVNLSGSTGSPITRDPFNNLGAATRDSVGLQSHWNINDTFSLGGWIGYAKAYAQGIDSSADLWTWQGNFSIRDFVKEGATFTIAGGQLPRVSYVEVFTADRDTSHILEVEYSYPISRYILLTPGFYVIFDPNNFSENGNIWVGVIRTTFRF is encoded by the coding sequence ATGTCAAAACTATTCAAGAACTTAGTAAAGGTAACTCCTTTAGTATTAGGTGCTTCTGTGGCGGCTGCTGGCGGTGCAGTGGCTCAAACCATGCCCAGTACGCCTCAACTTAAAATTGATCCAGCGGCGCCACAACAACTCGATCGCATTCAGCGCGCCCAAAATAGTCAGCAGATTAATAGGAGTGTTGATCAGGGTTCCATGTCCCAGGTGACTAGCGTTAACCAACTGCGGGACGTATCTCCCACCGCTTGGGCCTATGAGGCATTAAGAAGCCTTGTGGAGCGTTATGGTTGTATTGTAGGTTATCCTGACCGGACTTTCAAGGGCGCTCAAGCTTTGACTCGTTGGGAGTTTGCCGTCGGTTTAAATGCTTGTCTCAATAGTATGGAAAAATTGCTGCAAGAGGGAATTAAAATTACCCAAGCGGATTTAGAAACAATCAAAAAACTTGCCCAAGATTTCCAGACAGAATTAGCCACTTTAGGCACAAGAATTGATAACTTAGAACAGAGAACAGCTTTTATCGAAGATCATAGTTTTTCAATCACTACAAAACTGCAAGGGGAAGTTATTTTTGCTCTCAGTAATGCTTGGTCGGATGATTTTGCTGTCGATAGTAATTTTCCCAATTTATCACCGAGTCAACAGGAGAGTTTAAGAAATCGTCCCATCGGTAATCAAACTACTTTTAGCGATCGAGTTAGACTAAATTTAAATACCAGTTTTACTGGCAAAGATTTACTGCGAATGCGTCTGCAAGCTAGTAGTATTCCGAATTTAGCTAGGGCAACAGGTAGCGATATGGCGCGTCTTTCTTTTGATGCGGGTTCTCTCTACGATAATAACAATATTGCTCTTGACGACTTATATTATATTAGCAATATTGATCGAGTTAAAGTCTGGATGGGAGCAAGAGGATTAGACCTTGATGATGTTTTTGATGTGGTTAATCCTTTCCTAGAAAGTAGTGCTACAGGTGCTTTATCTCGTTTTAATCGTCGTAATCCTTTGGTTTATCGCGGTCCAGAAGGGGCGGGTTTAGGAGTGAGATATAATTTTTCATCTCAGTTAGCGGTGACAGCTTTGTATTTAGCAGAACAAGATACTGTCAGTAATCCTAATTCTGGTAATGGTTTGTTTAATGGTAATTACAGTACAGGGCTACAATTTAATGTTAAACCTGTTCCTAACTTACATTTTGCTGTCACCTATCTTCACGCTTATTTTACTCAAGGTTCGGTGAATTTATCGGGAAGTACAGGCAGTCCTATTACCCGGGATCCGTTTAACAATTTAGGGGCTGCTACCCGTGATAGCGTCGGTTTACAAAGTCATTGGAATATTAATGATACTTTTAGCTTAGGTGGTTGGATAGGTTACGCTAAAGCTTACGCTCAAGGGATAGATTCTTCGGCGGATTTATGGACATGGCAAGGCAATTTTTCTATTAGAGATTTTGTTAAAGAAGGGGCAACTTTTACCATTGCTGGTGGACAGTTACCCAGGGTGAGTTATGTGGAGGTGTTTACAGCAGATCGAGATACTTCTCACATTTTAGAAGTGGAATATTCCTATCCCATTAGTCGCTATATTTTGCTAACTCCGGGGTTTTACGTTATTTTTGACCCTAATAATTTTAGTGAAAATGGTAATATCTGGGTGGGGGTAATTCGGACAACTTTTCGGTTTTAA